One Synechocystis sp. LKSZ1 genomic window, TGAAGAATCGTTTGATCAGGATGGTTTACACAGGGTGATCGATCTTTTGCGAAGCAAGGGAATAACCTGGAAATTTTCATCTGTCAATAGCTTATTTGAAGAAGGTATTGATTGCAAGATTTTAAGAGTTGGTTCTCCAGGATGGCAGTCTGGTAAGTTCAAGGTACATATTTCAGTAGAGTTTATTCCTGATGAACCTGAAATAACTGAACCAGAATCGCCTCTAGATGAAATTCGTCGGGAAATTAGTCAATTAAAACAGGAGTAATAAACAATTATGAAAAAGCATCAATTTGTAAATCCAGAAGATGTCATTTCAATAGCTGAGATTGACAAAATAGCAATCAAGCATAAGACATTTACAGTAAAAGAATTTATGCAAAGCTTTCTTCAATATATAGGCAATAGTGAGCCAGGGAAAAAGTGGTGCTTTGATGGTGTTGATTGTGAACTTTTAGCTCCTGGTCAACCATGGCGTAAAGGTAAGATCAAGATCACTTTAGAATTTATCCCTGAAGAACCCGAATCGCCTCTAGATGAAATCCGGCGTGAAATCCAGGACAAATACTAAACCAATGGGCAAAAGTAAACGCATTCCTATTCCCCCGGCAGTTCGAGATTACGTCTTCCAGCGAGACCAGTACCGTTGCCAAAGTTGTGGCTGTTTTCAGACGGAGGGCCTATTGCAAGTAGATCATATTATTCCCCTCGCTCAGGGAGGCAGTAATGATTTGAGTAATTTACAAACTCTCTGCCAATCCTGTAATCTCCGCAAAAGTAGTCGTTTAGATCCTCGTTTTCAACGTCGCTACAACTGAAAGAATTTAGAATTCTGAGAACTAGACCCAAGGCCCTTCAGGGAGAGGATCCGATATTGGTCTTGTAACGATGGATATAGCGCTAAAATGCTTACTGGGCAAAAATTTAGAGCATTTAGTTATCATTCCCTTGAAAACCTATTTCTGGCAAGAGCCTCAGGTGTCTATCCTTACTTTTGAAGACCAGTGTTGAACTTAGTGAATCCAGAATCCTCGTTGTTTACGGCGGGGAGTGTCAACTAAAGAGCAGGGCTCACTTCCTCTCTTTTTCCCAAAAGTAAACGCATTAGAATAAATTGGAAGACTGTCTATATTGATCAGCCATTGCAATGACTCTCGTTCTCCCCCCTAATCTGGCCAAAATTGTCGAACGCTTCCAGCGCCACAGCGCCCCCAAGAAACGCTACGAACAACTCCTCTGGTATGCAAAAAAATTAGAGGCCATGCCTGAAGCGGCTAAGACGCCGGAGAATAAAGTCCAGGGCTGTGTTTCCCAGGTTTTTATTACCGCTGACCTCACAGACGGTAAAGTCTGGTACCAGGGTGACTCCGATGCCCAACTCGTCAAGGGCCTGGTGGCGCTGCTGATTCAGGGCCTAAATGGTTTAACGCCAGAGGAAATTAGCCAGATTACACCCAATTTTATTGAAGCCACGGGTCTGCAGGTGAGCCTGACTCCCTCACGGGCCAACGGTTTTTACAATATTTTTCAGATGATGAAAAAAAAGGCCATTGCCTTTCAACTGGGCCAGAACTTGGCCGATGTGGCTCCCTAAGAAGGGTTAAATTCCGCCGTTAGGTCGCGGGCCATCAAATTTTGTACCGCTAAGGCCGGACTCAGTTGGCCCTGGAGTAGGGCCGCGACTTGGGTGGTAATCGGTAAAGAGAGATGGCGATCCTGGGCAATTTGCATCAGTACTGCGGTGGTGTTCAGGCCCTCTGCGACCCCTTCACTTTCTTGAATGATCTGTTCTAAGGATTTGCCTTGCCCTAGCTTATAGCCCACTTGGTAGTTGCGAGACAGGGGACTATTGCAGGTCGCCAGCAGGTCGCCCAAGCCCGAGAGGCCAAAAAAGGTTTCTGCTTTGGCCCCCAACACCGTTCCCACGCGGATCATTTCCGGCAGGGCCCTAGTCAGGAGCGCCGCCTTGGCATTTGTACCCAGGCCTAGTCCATCGCAAACTCCCGCCGCAATGGCCATCACATTCTTGAGGGTTCCCCCTAGTTCCGTCCCTAGGGGGTCGGTATTGATGTAGACCCGCAATCGTTCCGAGGCAAAAACTTTTTGCACCGCCAGGGCCGCTTCCCGTTGGGCACTTGCCACTGCTGTGGCCGTGGGTAGGCCGGCTTCAATTTCCTTGGATAAATTTGGCCCGGAGAGAACCACCAGGGGATTGTGGGGAAAGGCCTGCTGCCAGAGTTGAGACGGCGTTTGGCGACGAATGGGATCGAGGCCCTTAGTGGCGGTGACGATAATTTGACTGGGATCGAGACCCAGCAACTGGAGTTGTTGAATCGTCGGCCAGACCCCCTTCATCGATACAGCGGAAACTAGGATCGTGGCTCCTTCAATCACGTCTGCGAGGGGTTGAGGGCTATGGCGAGACCAACTCTGGACGGGGTGATGGCTGGCCCGCACCAAATTAGTAAGGGCGGTTCCCCAGCGGCCAGCACCGATAATCGTAACGTTAGGTTTAGGATCTGCCATAGCGGATGGAGTTGATAGGATAGAGTATCCTTGGTCTTGCCTTAAAAAATTATGACATTCCGCAATCCTGCTCCCACGGTTGATCTCATTATTGAGATGGCCGACCAGCCCCATCGTCCCATTTTGCTAATCGAGCGGAAAAATCCCCCCCATGGTTGGGCTTTGCCCGGCGGTTTTGTGGACTACGGCGAAAAAGTGGAAGCGGCCGCCCTGCGCGAGGCCCTGGAGGAAATTTCCCTGCCGGTAGAATTAATCGAGCAATTTTATGTGTATTCCGACCCCAGCCGAGACCCCCGTCAGCATACCTTGAGCGTGGTTTTTATTGCTACGGCGGTTGGCCTGCCGAAGGCCGCCGATGATGCTCAGAAGGTGGGAATTTTCGACCTGTGGGAACTGCCCCAGCTATTGTGCTTTGACCACCGGCAAATCCTGCAGGATTATTTGCAGTATCGTTATTACCAGCGTCGGCCCTGTCCGAGGGCCTGAACAATAATTCCCTAGTTTGCAGGATTACTTTTCTGCCCCCACGCCCCTAACGGAGAACATGATGCGAAATTGGTTGTTCATTCTAAGTGGCTGCCTGGGCCTGGCCCTCCTCTGGCTGGTGGGTTTTAATGTTCCCTGGAAGGCCCTTCCCCCCAAAGTCCAGGATCTCCCTAGCCCTGCTCCCAGTCCGGCCATGATGGCTAGCGCTGTACCTGAAACCCTGGTTCAAACCGTTATTCAAGACTTGGCAACGACCGCTAAGATTCCGCTGGAGCAGATTAAACTGCGGTCGGCCCAGCCTCAAACCTGGCCCGATGGTTGTCTGGGTTTAGCCCAACCCGATGAATTCTGTACCCAGGCCCTGGTGTCGGGATGGCATTTAGTGCTGGAGCAGGGCCAAAAAACCTGGGTTTATCGTACGGATCAGACGGGCAACAATCGACGTTTGGAATCTAGTAGCCCCTAGGCGTAATCAACCACCCTTGGAAAGGATAGGTTGAGCAATTGCCAATCAAAACAACCGTCAGCATATCAATGGAATGCTCCAGCAAGGTGGCCAGGGTTGTTTTGATAATTTGTTCGTCGGCCCGATAGGCGGAACGCACCAGGGCCACGGGGGTATCGGGGGAACGGTGTTGTAGGAAAATCGTTTGGGCCTGGACAATTAACTCACGGCGTTTTTGGGACTGGGGATTATAGAGGGCCGTGACGAAATCTGCCTGGGCCGCGGCCTGGAGACGTTGCAGAATTTTTTCCCTAGGGGTCAGCAAATCACTGAGGCTGATGGCGCAGAAATCGTGCATTAGGGGGGCCCCCACCCGGGCGGCGGCGGCCTGGAGGGCCGTAATTCCTGGAAAGACCTCCACCACAAGGGTTTGGCCATCCCAGTTTTGTTTTTGCAGTTCTTCAAGGGCTAGACCGGCCATGCCGTAGATGCCGCAATCGCCGGAGGAAACCATAGCCACCTTCAGGCCCCATTGGGCTAGGGCGACGGCCCGTTGACAGCGTTGACGCTCCTGGGTAATAGGAAAAGCCTCAACAATTTGGCCGGGTCGCTGGAGGGGTTGGATTAAATCGAGGTAGAGCGAGTAACCAATCAGTACATCAGCCTGGCGGATAGCTGTGCGGGCCGCTGGTGTTATTTGGGCCAGGTCTCCCGGCCCTGTACCAATCAACCACAGGGCCCCGTCTCGACCAATCAATTCCTGCTCTGCTTCGGCAATGGCGATGGTAACGGCTTCCGGGCCGTCTTTAAAGATTTGCTTGGGCACTAACAGTTTAGCTGGCCCATCGGCCTGGGCG contains:
- a CDS encoding KGK domain-containing protein; translated protein: MKLEYNEYLTNLQNDDVLRQGEQLYLIERIKNAFEESFDQDGLHRVIDLLRSKGITWKFSSVNSLFEEGIDCKILRVGSPGWQSGKFKVHISVEFIPDEPEITEPESPLDEIRREISQLKQE
- a CDS encoding KGK domain-containing protein; the protein is MKKHQFVNPEDVISIAEIDKIAIKHKTFTVKEFMQSFLQYIGNSEPGKKWCFDGVDCELLAPGQPWRKGKIKITLEFIPEEPESPLDEIRREIQDKY
- a CDS encoding HNH endonuclease signature motif containing protein, which encodes MGKSKRIPIPPAVRDYVFQRDQYRCQSCGCFQTEGLLQVDHIIPLAQGGSNDLSNLQTLCQSCNLRKSSRLDPRFQRRYN
- a CDS encoding SufE family protein, with translation MTLVLPPNLAKIVERFQRHSAPKKRYEQLLWYAKKLEAMPEAAKTPENKVQGCVSQVFITADLTDGKVWYQGDSDAQLVKGLVALLIQGLNGLTPEEISQITPNFIEATGLQVSLTPSRANGFYNIFQMMKKKAIAFQLGQNLADVAP
- a CDS encoding NAD(P)H-dependent glycerol-3-phosphate dehydrogenase; translation: MADPKPNVTIIGAGRWGTALTNLVRASHHPVQSWSRHSPQPLADVIEGATILVSAVSMKGVWPTIQQLQLLGLDPSQIIVTATKGLDPIRRQTPSQLWQQAFPHNPLVVLSGPNLSKEIEAGLPTATAVASAQREAALAVQKVFASERLRVYINTDPLGTELGGTLKNVMAIAAGVCDGLGLGTNAKAALLTRALPEMIRVGTVLGAKAETFFGLSGLGDLLATCNSPLSRNYQVGYKLGQGKSLEQIIQESEGVAEGLNTTAVLMQIAQDRHLSLPITTQVAALLQGQLSPALAVQNLMARDLTAEFNPS
- a CDS encoding NUDIX hydrolase, yielding MTFRNPAPTVDLIIEMADQPHRPILLIERKNPPHGWALPGGFVDYGEKVEAAALREALEEISLPVELIEQFYVYSDPSRDPRQHTLSVVFIATAVGLPKAADDAQKVGIFDLWELPQLLCFDHRQILQDYLQYRYYQRRPCPRA